A section of the Castanea sativa cultivar Marrone di Chiusa Pesio chromosome 12, ASM4071231v1 genome encodes:
- the LOC142618618 gene encoding hypothetical protein At1g04090-like → MLRRFKTNIFSVLDASKIKALKAILLYVRELFAIMFGCKCFYWNTPADFSQPFQPQPYSLPAPIPQWPEGESFASGRISLGETQVIKITKFEFIWGYNLSQDKKKGVTFYKPVGIPDGFYCLGHYCQPNNLPLRGFVLVAREVPIYSPENLHTCDPIKPPALQVPLDYTLVWSPNDGGDEKYGDCGYIWLPQPPEGYKPLGYLVTNKPEKPELDEVRCVRSDLTDECEIYRLILDVGFKSPNLPFRVWSTRPHHRGMLGKGVPVGTYFCSSYWIPGEDMPIACLKNLNPTLPAMPNLDQIHALIHHYGPAVFFHPEEIFLPSSVAWFFKNGAQLFKAGILYGEDIDANGSNLPSGGTNDGEFWIDLPSDDRGEIVKHGNLESAKLFVHAKPALGGTFTDIAMWVFCPFNGPATLKVGLLNIALSKIGQHVGDWEHYTLRICNFTGELWGIYFSQHSGGQWVEAYDLEYIEGNKAVVYSSKSGHASYPHPGMYLQGSAKLGIGVRNDCARSNLYVDSSIHYELVAAEYLGDEVITEPFWLQFMREWGPTIVYDSRTELDKLINFLPVMLRYSVENIFDKLPIELSGEEGPTGPKEKNNWVGDERS, encoded by the exons ATGCTGAGGAGgttcaaaacaaatatattcTCTGTTTTAGACGCCTCGAAGATCAAAGCTTTGAAAGCCATTTTATTGTATGTGAGAGAGCTTTTTGCGATTATGTTTGGGTGCAAATGCTTTTATTGGAACACACCCGCCGATTTCTCTCAGCCTTTTCAGCCCCAACCCTATTCACTGCCAGCTCCCATTCCTCAATGGCCTGAAG GTGAAAGTTTTGCTTCTGGAAGAATAAGTCTTGGAGAAACACAAGTTATCAAGATCACAAAGTTCGAGTTCATTTGGGGCTACAACCTATCACAAGACAAGAAGAAAGGTGTTACGTTTTACAAACCAGTGGGAATACCAGATGGATTCTATTGCCTTGGTCACTATTGCCAACCTAACAACCTGCCTTTACGAGGTTTTGTTCTTGTGGCTAGGGAAGTACCTATTTATTCACCAGAAAATCTTCATACTTGTGACCCTATTAAGCCTCCAGCTCTTCAAGTGCCTCTTGATTATACATTAGTGTGGAGTCCTAATGATGGGGGTGATGAAAAGTATGGTGACTGTGGTTATATTTGGCTGCCTCAACCACCTGAGGGTTACAAGCCCCTGGGCTATTTGGTTACCAACAAGCCAGAGAAGCCTGAATTGGATGAAGTGAGATGTGTCAGAAGTGACCTAACAGATGAATGTGAAATTTACCGCCTCATACTTGATGTCGGGTTCAAATCTCCAAACTTGCCGTTCCGAGTTTGGAGTACTAGACCCCATCACCGGGGCATGCTGGGGAAAGGAGTTCCTGTGGGGACATATTTCTGCAGTAGCTACTGGATTCCTGGAGAAGATATGCCTATTGCATGCTTGAAGAATTTAAATCCTACCCTACCTGCAATGCCAAATCTTGATCAGATTCATGCACTTATCCACCACTATGGACCCGCTGTTTTCTTTCATCCTGAAGAGATCTTCTTGCCATCTTCTGTTGCATGGTTTTTCAAGAATGGAGCACAATTGTTCAAAGCTGGCATTCTATATGGTGAGGATATTGATGCAAATGGCTCAAATTTGCCAAGTGGGGGAACGAATGATGGGGAATTTTGGATTGACTTGCCGAGTGATGATCGCGGAGAGATTGTCAAACATGGGAACTTAGAAAGTGCAAAACTTTTTGTTCATGCGAAGCCAGCTCTAGGTGGTACTTTTACTGACATTGCAATGTGGGTTTTCTGCCCCTTCAATGGCCCTGCCACACTGAAAGTTGGATTATTGAATATTGCTCTTAGCAAGATTGGGCAGCATGTGGGTGATTGGGAGCATTACACACTTCGTATATGCAACTTCACCGGTGAGCTTTGGGGTATATATTTTTCACAGCATAGTGGTGGTCAATGGGTGGAAGCTTATGACTTAGAGTACATAGAGGGAAATAAAGCTGTTGTTTACTCATCAAAGAGTGGACATGCAAGTTACCCTCATCCCGGGATGTATCTCCAGGGGTCTGCAAAGCTTGGGATTGGAGTGAGGAATGATTGTGCTCGGAGTAATTTGTATGTGGATTCAAGCATCCATTATGAACTTGTTGCAGCAGAGTATCTTGGAGATGAGGTTATTACAGAGCCTTTTTGGTTGCAGTTTATGAGAGAATGGGGTCCAACTATTGTGTACGATTCAAGAACTGAGCTGGATAagctaattaattttttgcctGTGATGCTCAGATATTCAGTAGAGAATATATTTGATAAGTTACCTATTGAGTTATCTGGAGAGGAAGGTCCTACTGGGCCCAAGGAGAAGAACAATTGGGTGGGAGATGAAAGAAGCTAG
- the LOC142620629 gene encoding uncharacterized protein LOC142620629 has product MRGENNSCCSWEGVDCNEGSGHVIGLNLSNSCLYGSINSSSSLFRLVHLQVLDLNYNRFNYSHIPSTIGNLSMLTHLNLFYSFFVGQIPSEISLLNKLSILDLSYNYFSYYSPLPGLELKRPNLKSLIQNLTNLEKLHLYMVDISCPVPNQLANMTSLTSRALGYCGLVGEFPIGILQLPNLQFLELSSNSDLVGYFPESHLSSHLKYLRMGRTRFSGEIPASIGNLVSLEYLDFTYCNLSGLVPPSLGNLSMLTYLDLSGNHFKGQLPSSFSNLTKLNSLILISCGLIGEFPIGILQLPNLQFLELFNNSDLVGYFPESYLSSHLKYLGVRRTRFSGEIPASIGNLVSLEYLDFTDCILSGLVPLSLGNLSMLTYLDLSGNHFKGQLPSSFSNLTKLNSHILISCGLIGEFPIGILQLPNLQVLELFNNSDLVGYFPESHLSSHLKYLGVGSTRFPGEIPASIGNLVSLEYLDFTNCNLSGLVPRSLDNISMLTNLYLTGNHFLGQLPFSFLNLTKLTHLEILSFNMSSSSWSWLSELNKITYLFLRGNNLTGDIPHFLANFTQLTYLELSSNLFTGSMPFWVMNLTKLNNLDLSENLLQGSIPSSISQLENLQYLDFFSNILSGIVELDMLLGLKKLSALCVSFNKLSFLLPKISSNATLQKFITLGLASCNLTEFPDFLKNQDRLQYLDLAFNNIHGQIPQWFWKTSTKTIEYLDLSHNFLTNSNPSHCVLPWLRLLVLNISSNKLQGSLPILPSSISFYSISMNELSGEIPPLICNLNFLEVLDLSENNLSGKVPKCFENFSNSLMILNLRRNNLHGTIPHTWTSGNKIRMINLGENKLSGQVPKSIVNCAMLEILDLGNNLINDTFPFWFGNLPKLKVLILRSNGFHGVIMSPEFNLAFPKLRVFDVSCNSLTGTLPSEFFQTWNAMKIDGKGHLSYMQVQTRSFARGFPDHYDYSMTVTNKGLTMNYYKIIEVYTIIDFSKYRFEGEIPESIATLKGLHTLNLSNNIFTGHIPSSMGNLVQLESMDLSQNKLSGEIPQQLTQLTFLASFNVSYKLFTGSIPQGNQFNTFPTSSFEGNSGCVEAHY; this is encoded by the exons ATGAGAG GAGAGAATAACAGTTGTTGCTCATGGGAAGGGGTTGACTGCAATGAGGGCAGTGGTCACGTGATTGGCCTTAACCTCAGCAACAGTTGCCTCTATGGTTCCATCAACTCTAGCAGCAGCCTTTTCCGCCTTGTTCACCTTCAAGTGCTTGACCTCAACTACAATCGCTTCAATTACTCTCACATACCATCTACTATAGGAAATCTTTCCATGCTAACACATCTCAACCTCTTTTATTCCTTCTTTGTTGGTCAAATTCCATCAGAAATTTCACTACTAAACAAGTTGTCTATCCTCGATTtgtcttataattatttttcttactatTCACCTTTGCCAGGTTTGGAACTCAAAAGACCCAATCTAAAAAGCCTGATTCAAAATCTAACCAACCTAGAGAAACTTCATCTCTATATGGTAGACATATCTTGTCCCGTTCCAAATCAGCTGGCAAATATGACCTCCTTAACTTCTCGTGCTCTCGGTTATTGTGGGTTGGTTGGGGAATTTCCAATAGGCATTTTGCAACTACCTAACCTACAATTTCTTGAGTTATCTAGTAACTCGGATCTTGTAGGTTATTTTCCTGAGTCACATTTGAGCAGTCACCTTAAGTATTTGCGCATGGGGAGAACAAGATTTTCTGGTGAGATACCTGCCTCAATTGGAAACCTTGTTTCCTTGGAATATTTGGATTTCACATATTGTAACCTCTCAGGGTTGGTTCCCCCTTCACTAGGTAACCTTTCCATGCTCACTTATCTAGAcctttcaggaaatcattttaAGGGGCAATTACCTTCTTCCTTCTCAAACCTCACCAAATTGAATTCTCTTATTCTCATTTCTTGTGGATTGATTGGGGAATTTCCAATAGGCATTCTGCAGCTACCAAACCTACAATTTCTTGAGTTATTCAATAACTCAGATCTTGTAGGTTATTTTCCTGAGTCGTATTTGAGCAGTCACCTTAAGTATTTGGGCGTTAGGAGAACAAGATTTTCTGGTGAGATACCTGCCTCTATTGGAAACCTTGTTTCCTTGGAATATTTGGATTTCACAGATTGTATCCTGTCAGGGTTGGTTCCCCTTTCACTAGGTAACCTTTCCATGCTCACTTATCTAGAcctttcaggaaatcattttaAGGGGCAATTACCTTCTTCCTTCTCAAACCTCACCAAACTGAATTCTCATATTCTCATTTCTTGTGGATTGATTGGGGAATTTCCAATAGGCATTCTGCAGCTACCAAACCTACAAGTTCTTGAGTTATTCAATAACTCAGATCTTGTAGGTTATTTTCCTGAGTCGCATTTGAGCAGTCACCTTAAGTATTTGGGCGTTGGGAGCACAAGATTTCCTGGTGAGATACCTGCCTCTATTGGAAACCTTGTTTCCTTGGAATATTTGGATTTCACAAATTGTAACCTGTCAGGGTTGGTTCCCCGTTCACTAGATAATATTTCCATGCTCACTAATCTATACCTTACAGGAAATCATTTTTTGGGACAATTGCCTTTTTCCTTCTTAAACCTCACCAAACTGActcatcttgaaattttatcttttaacatGAGCAGTTCAAGCTGGTCTTGGCTCAGTGAGCTCAACAAAATTACTTATTTGTTCCTTAGGGGAAACAATTTGACAGGAGACATCCCACACTTTCTTGCCAATTTCACCCAACTTACCTATTTGGAATTGAGCTCTAATTTGTTCACTGGTAGCATGCCTTTTTGGGTTATGAATTTAACCAAATTAAATAATCTAGATCTTTCAGAGAATTTGTTGCAAGGTTCTATTCCAAGCTCTATCTCTCAACTTGAAAATCTtcaatatcttgattttttttcaaatattttgagTGGCATAGTGGAGCTAGACATGTTACTTGGGTTGAAAAAATTATCCGCACTATGTGTTTCATTCAACAAGTTATCATTTCTACTCCCCAAAATAAGTTCCAATGCTACCCTTCAAAAGTTCATCACCCTGGGGTTGGCTTCATGCAATCTTACTGAGTTCCCAGACTTCTTAAAAAATCAAGATAGACTACAATATTTAGACCTAGCCTTCAATAATATTCATGGCCAAATACCCCAATGGTTTTGGAAAACAAGTACAAAAACAATAGAGTACTTGGATCTCTCTCACAACTTTCTAACCAACTCAAACCCAAGTCATTGTGTTCTCCCTTGGCTTCGTTTACTCGTTTTAAACATTAGCTCAAATAAACTCCAAGGATCACTCCCAATTCTACCATCCTCCATCTCCTTCTATTCAATCTCAATGAATGAGCTTTCAGGAGAAATCCCACCATTGATTTGCAATTTGAATTTCCTTGAAGTTCTTGATTTGTCAGAGAACAACTTAAGTGGCAAAGTTCCAAAATGTTTCGAAAACTTCAGCAATTCTCTCATGATATTGAACTTGAGAAGAAACAACTTGCATGGCACAATTCCTCACACATGGACAAGTGGGAATAAAATAAGGATGATTAACTTGGGTGAAAACAAGTTGAGTGGGCAAGTACCAAAATCAATAGTCAACTGTGCAATGCTAGAGATTCTTGATCTTGGAAACAATCTGATCAATGATACTTTCCCCTTTTGGTTTGGAAACCTACCAAAGTTGAAGGTTCTCATTCTGCGCTCTAATGGATTCCATGGTGTGATAATGAGTCCAGAATTCAATCTTGCATTTCCTAAGTTACGTGTCTTTGACGTTTCTTGCAATAGTCTTACCGGTACTTTGCCTTCCGAATTCTTCCAAACTTGGAATGCCATGAAAATTGATGGAAAAGGCCACTTATCTTACATGCAAGTGCAGACACGTAGTTTTGCTAGGGGATTTCCTGATCATTATGACTATTCAATGACAGTGACAAATAAGGGCTTGACAATGAACTATTACAAAATTATAGAAGTCTACACAATCAtagatttctcaaaatatagaTTTGAGGGAGAGATTCCAGAATCCATTGCAACTCTCAAAGGGCTTCATACGCTAAATTTATCCAACAACATATTCACTGGTCATATACCATCATCCATGGGAAACTTAGTGCAACTTGAGTCAATGGATCTTTCTCAAAACAAGCTTTCAGGAGAAATCCCTCAACAACTAACACAACTCACTTTCCTTGCATCATTCAACGTGTCTTACAAATTATTCACTGGATCTATACCACAAGGAAACCAATTTAACACATTTCCAACTAGTTCCTTTGAAGGGAATTCAGGTTGTGTGGAAGCCCATTATTGA